One window from the genome of Bacillus kexueae encodes:
- the nagB gene encoding glucosamine-6-phosphate deaminase gives MKFVYVENYEEMSQKAARYLIQKMKQNRPMTIGFATGGTPIGLYDQLIEDHKQNGTSYENITTFNLDEYIGLEKNHPNSYHTYMQQQLFQHLDIRAEKIHLPNGMADDLTMECERYERSIQEAGGIDLQILGIGENGHIGFNEPGTSFSSTTHIVNLTPSTREANARYFPSMNEVPKQAITMGIKSIMRSKEIILLASGSTKRQAMETLQGGEVTELFPASILNLHPNVIIFVDKQALPSGYVLSGKGAT, from the coding sequence ATGAAATTCGTCTACGTCGAAAATTATGAAGAAATGAGCCAAAAGGCAGCCCGCTATTTAATTCAAAAAATGAAACAAAACCGACCAATGACCATCGGGTTCGCAACGGGTGGAACCCCAATCGGTTTATATGACCAGTTAATTGAGGATCATAAACAAAATGGAACTTCCTACGAAAACATTACCACGTTTAACTTAGATGAATACATCGGATTAGAAAAGAATCATCCGAATAGCTATCACACCTATATGCAACAGCAATTGTTCCAACACCTTGATATTCGCGCTGAAAAAATACACCTTCCAAACGGAATGGCGGACGACTTAACAATGGAATGTGAACGATATGAACGTTCCATTCAAGAAGCAGGAGGCATTGATTTACAAATTTTAGGGATTGGTGAAAACGGGCATATCGGATTTAATGAGCCTGGTACGTCCTTTTCTTCAACAACGCATATCGTTAACTTAACACCTTCTACTCGTGAAGCGAATGCCCGTTACTTCCCTTCGATGAACGAAGTGCCAAAGCAAGCCATTACGATGGGAATTAAGTCCATTATGAGAAGTAAGGAAATTATTTTATTAGCTTCCGGTTCTACGAAGCGACAAGCAATGGAAACATTACAAGGTGGGGAAGTGACAGAACTTTTTCCTGCTTCTATCCTGAACCTTCACCCGAATGTTATAATTTTTGTGGACAAACAAGCTTTACCGAGCGGATATGTATTGAGTGGGAAAGGAGCAACCTAA